The proteins below are encoded in one region of Clostridium pasteurianum DSM 525 = ATCC 6013:
- a CDS encoding glycerophosphodiester phosphodiesterase, with protein sequence MGKINLKSKNLLITVLTVIIFIIFSAVFISKSYIYQEKNYIVSRLNREGKLQNFNSKISLGHLKIIAHRGISKDEPENTITAIRSSIKYPVDYAEIDVQLTKDGVVVLMHDRNLRRLTGINTTVDRLTYDQLQTLRIREPFKAHYKAERIPTLQEVMKLTNNRRKLMIEIKDYHNTEELTTKVVNMIEQNNFVNQCMIQSTSYSVLKQVKEENPKIITGYIASRRYERLPTVDVDFYSLNEKSVTENLVKNIHAMNKNVYVWTVNDVINMDKMIGLNVDGIITDKSTILLDIKKAKIRSI encoded by the coding sequence ATGGGAAAAATCAATTTAAAAAGCAAAAATTTACTAATAACAGTATTAACTGTAATTATTTTTATAATATTTTCAGCAGTTTTTATATCAAAATCCTATATTTATCAGGAAAAAAATTATATAGTAAGCAGGCTTAATAGAGAGGGAAAATTACAGAATTTCAATAGTAAAATCAGCCTAGGTCATTTAAAGATAATAGCTCATAGAGGTATTTCTAAGGATGAACCTGAAAACACCATTACAGCCATCAGAAGCTCTATAAAATATCCTGTAGATTATGCAGAAATTGATGTTCAGCTCACTAAAGACGGTGTGGTAGTTTTAATGCACGATAGGAATCTAAGAAGACTTACGGGAATAAACACCACTGTAGATAGATTGACTTATGATCAACTTCAAACTTTAAGAATACGAGAGCCCTTTAAAGCTCATTACAAGGCGGAAAGGATTCCAACACTGCAGGAGGTTATGAAGCTCACAAACAATAGAAGAAAACTCATGATAGAGATTAAGGATTATCACAATACTGAAGAGTTAACTACAAAAGTAGTAAATATGATAGAGCAAAATAATTTTGTAAATCAATGTATGATTCAGTCCACAAGTTACAGTGTGCTTAAGCAGGTGAAGGAGGAAAACCCAAAAATAATTACAGGTTATATAGCTTCAAGAAGATATGAGAGACTGCCTACGGTGGATGTGGATTTCTATAGTTTAAATGAGAAGTCTGTAACAGAGAATTTGGTAAAGAACATTCATGCAATGAATAAAAATGTATATGTATGGACTGTAAATGATGTAATAAATATGGATAAGATGATAGGTTTAAATGTAGATGGCATAATTACAGATAAATCCACTATATTATTAGATATCAAAAAAGCTAAAATTCGAAGTATATAG
- a CDS encoding methyl-accepting chemotaxis protein: MKALRKVKVGKKLGGAFLIMLLLIVLVGIIGNTYLRRSNLNSENMYTQRLQSIQMMLDTQENLAAINSNILQLIYVRDDSKKEDILKNTQENMDISKGYINTYSKLIYNKEDKALFSEYETQMKVFTEEEEKLIALINNKNYDEAIIQYENFYDKWKPMFNNIDKIVKLNVNWAKQTNEDNHQTYSAANLKVIISIIAGAIIATVLAVILTKEILTPLIKIRGLAERLSQYDFSEAIPITGRDEFSQTGIALNTAQKNVKELVKHIMDNSQDMSAASEELSAMTQEVIASFENIDAATKEVTGSVQETSAASEEISASIQEVDASINQLSEKCMEGSNNVAQAKEKSQQVQIKGNQSVQAVRKIYEEKRINILRAIEDAKVVENIEVTSDTIADIAEQINLLALNAAIEAARAGEHGKGFAVVAEEVRKLAEQSSQAVAGIKDTTSKVQTACKNLSDNGNDVLKFINEDVNSQFEEFLNMANEYYNDSNFISSINEEIAAMTEEITATVGQVAEAIQNTAVIAEKSSGSMETIKSNMNDATQGVEQVAKTSENQAELAQKLNEIVQKFRI; this comes from the coding sequence ATGAAAGCATTGAGAAAAGTTAAGGTGGGAAAAAAGCTAGGCGGGGCTTTTTTAATTATGTTATTATTAATTGTACTGGTGGGCATTATAGGTAATACTTATCTGAGAAGATCAAATTTGAATTCAGAGAATATGTATACTCAGAGATTACAGAGTATTCAGATGATGCTGGATACCCAGGAAAATCTGGCGGCAATAAACAGCAATATATTACAATTAATATATGTGAGAGATGACAGTAAAAAAGAAGACATATTAAAAAATACTCAGGAAAACATGGACATAAGCAAAGGATATATTAATACATATAGTAAACTTATATATAATAAAGAGGATAAAGCATTATTTTCTGAATATGAAACTCAAATGAAGGTCTTTACTGAAGAGGAAGAAAAACTTATAGCTTTAATTAATAATAAAAATTATGATGAAGCTATAATACAATATGAAAATTTTTATGATAAATGGAAACCTATGTTTAATAATATAGACAAAATAGTAAAATTAAATGTAAATTGGGCAAAACAAACTAATGAGGATAACCATCAGACCTATAGTGCTGCAAATTTGAAAGTTATAATAAGTATTATAGCAGGAGCCATTATAGCAACGGTTTTAGCTGTAATCTTAACTAAAGAAATACTAACTCCCCTTATAAAAATAAGAGGTTTGGCTGAAAGACTTTCACAGTATGATTTTTCAGAGGCCATACCTATAACTGGTAGAGATGAGTTTTCACAGACTGGAATAGCCCTTAATACAGCACAGAAAAATGTAAAAGAGCTTGTAAAACACATAATGGACAACTCCCAGGATATGTCTGCGGCCAGTGAAGAACTTTCTGCCATGACACAAGAGGTTATTGCAAGTTTTGAAAATATAGATGCGGCTACTAAAGAAGTAACGGGATCAGTTCAGGAAACCAGTGCTGCTTCAGAAGAAATAAGTGCATCCATTCAGGAAGTAGATGCAAGCATTAATCAGTTATCGGAAAAATGTATGGAAGGCAGTAATAATGTAGCACAGGCCAAGGAAAAATCCCAGCAGGTACAAATTAAAGGAAATCAATCAGTGCAAGCTGTAAGAAAGATATATGAAGAAAAAAGAATTAATATATTGAGGGCCATTGAAGATGCAAAGGTAGTAGAGAATATAGAAGTAACTTCTGATACTATAGCGGATATAGCTGAGCAGATAAATCTATTAGCTCTTAATGCAGCTATTGAAGCAGCAAGAGCTGGGGAACATGGAAAGGGATTTGCCGTAGTGGCTGAAGAAGTAAGAAAGCTGGCAGAGCAGTCTTCTCAGGCAGTAGCAGGGATAAAGGATACCACTTCAAAAGTTCAGACAGCCTGTAAAAACCTTTCAGACAATGGCAATGATGTACTTAAATTTATAAATGAAGATGTAAATTCCCAATTTGAAGAGTTTTTAAATATGGCAAATGAATACTATAACGATTCAAACTTTATAAGTTCTATTAATGAAGAAATAGCAGCTATGACAGAGGAAATAACTGCTACAGTGGGACAAGTGGCTGAGGCCATACAGAATACAGCTGTCATAGCTGAAAAATCCTCTGGAAGTATGGAAACCATTAAGTCCAATATGAATGATGCAACTCAAGGAGTAGAACAAGTGGCTAAAACTTCTGAGAATCAGGCGGAACTGGCACAAAAACTCAATGAAATAGTACAGAAGTTTAGAATATAA
- a CDS encoding methyl-accepting chemotaxis protein produces the protein MELFRRIKVGTKIIAAFAVSVLLIALIGIIGMSSLAVSSRNSQDMYSNTLRSVYILTDMQQNLTQVKSDVLELIGTSSGSEKTALLQNINDLTEINDGYIKEYSGMRLIDKEKNEFNQFNSELQDFRVEKEKLLKLVNYGDMQGAANQYREMESKWTPMFNSIDKLVNLANNHAKNTNSDNYNIYKGASNTMLILIVVGIVLAVVLGFVITRTIIVSLGRIGGFAEELAQYDFSTSINIKGKDEFAKTAASLNRAQSNVRELIKSIMGNSQDMNASSEELSAMVQELNANFENINSSTKEITSAVQETSASSEEISASIEEVDASINQLSEKAMEGNNITSKAKEKAIEVQDKGRKSGETIQGIYNEKRNNIVKAIEDGKVVENIGVMSDTIAGIADQINLLALNAAIEAARAGEHGRGFAVVAEEVRKLAEQSSEAVSGIKDTILKVQEAFKNISDNSNDVLNFINEDISGYFKTFGDMGNQYYNDSNFISAMTDEIASMTEEITATVGQVTEAVQNTAVIAEKSSSNIESIEQSMNEAVQGVKQVATTSQSQAQLAEKLNEVVHKFKI, from the coding sequence ATGGAATTATTTAGAAGGATAAAAGTTGGAACCAAGATAATTGCAGCTTTTGCTGTTTCAGTATTATTAATTGCTCTTATAGGGATTATAGGGATGAGTTCTTTAGCTGTGTCAAGCAGAAATTCCCAGGATATGTATAGTAATACTCTTAGAAGTGTATATATACTTACAGATATGCAGCAAAATTTAACCCAAGTAAAATCAGATGTGCTTGAATTGATTGGTACAAGCAGTGGTAGTGAAAAAACTGCATTATTACAGAATATTAATGACCTTACTGAGATAAATGATGGATACATAAAAGAGTATTCTGGAATGCGTTTAATTGATAAGGAAAAGAATGAGTTTAATCAGTTTAATTCTGAGCTTCAAGACTTTAGAGTGGAAAAGGAAAAGTTATTAAAGCTTGTAAACTATGGAGATATGCAAGGTGCAGCAAACCAGTACAGGGAAATGGAAAGCAAATGGACACCTATGTTTAATTCCATTGATAAATTAGTGAATTTGGCTAATAATCATGCAAAAAACACCAATTCAGATAATTATAATATTTATAAAGGCGCCAGCAATACCATGCTTATACTTATTGTAGTTGGAATTGTTCTTGCTGTAGTTTTAGGCTTTGTAATTACAAGGACAATAATTGTATCACTGGGAAGAATAGGGGGATTTGCAGAGGAGTTAGCCCAGTATGATTTTTCAACATCAATAAATATAAAAGGTAAAGATGAATTTGCAAAAACTGCTGCTTCACTTAACAGGGCTCAAAGCAATGTAAGAGAGCTTATTAAGAGTATAATGGGTAATTCTCAGGATATGAATGCTTCCAGTGAAGAACTTTCTGCTATGGTTCAGGAACTGAATGCAAATTTTGAAAATATAAATTCATCTACAAAGGAAATAACCAGTGCTGTCCAAGAAACCAGTGCCTCTTCTGAAGAAATTAGTGCTTCCATTGAAGAAGTAGATGCCAGTATCAATCAGCTGTCAGAAAAAGCTATGGAGGGCAATAATATTACATCAAAGGCCAAGGAAAAGGCAATTGAAGTTCAGGATAAAGGTAGAAAATCTGGAGAAACCATACAAGGTATATATAATGAAAAGAGAAATAATATAGTAAAAGCTATTGAAGATGGAAAAGTAGTAGAAAATATAGGAGTAATGTCAGATACTATAGCAGGTATAGCAGACCAGATAAATCTTCTTGCCCTTAATGCAGCCATTGAAGCTGCAAGAGCAGGAGAACACGGAAGGGGCTTTGCAGTAGTTGCAGAGGAAGTGAGAAAATTGGCTGAACAATCCTCAGAGGCAGTTTCAGGTATAAAGGATACTATTTTAAAGGTACAGGAAGCCTTCAAAAATATTTCGGATAATAGTAATGATGTATTGAATTTTATCAATGAAGATATAAGTGGATATTTTAAAACTTTTGGAGATATGGGAAACCAGTATTATAATGATTCTAATTTCATAAGTGCTATGACTGACGAAATAGCTTCAATGACAGAAGAAATTACAGCAACTGTAGGACAAGTAACAGAAGCAGTGCAGAATACCGCAGTTATTGCAGAAAAATCTTCTAGTAATATAGAATCTATAGAACAGAGCATGAATGAAGCAGTGCAAGGTGTAAAGCAGGTAGCCACAACTTCCCAGAGTCAGGCGCAGCTTGCAGAAAAATTAAATGAAGTAGTACATAAATTTAAAATATAA
- a CDS encoding GerAB/ArcD/ProY family transporter, whose translation MTMLYPFLIQRTKLKKIVISTVILEVIFLILNSILFIVTLGYEFAISTDYPLLEALRLVHIGDFLNRLDTIFVIILTLGGFFKISILMYASALGISQMFKFKNWGLLCIILGVFIIITSLIMARNNPEHLNIGWNFMVIYISIPLYIIIPLLSLIIYHVKGLIKK comes from the coding sequence ATGACTATGTTATATCCTTTTCTAATACAAAGAACTAAATTAAAAAAAATTGTTATTTCTACAGTAATTTTGGAAGTAATATTTCTTATATTGAATAGTATTTTGTTTATAGTAACTTTGGGATATGAATTTGCCATTTCCACTGATTATCCTTTGCTTGAAGCTCTTAGACTAGTGCATATTGGTGATTTTTTAAACAGGCTTGATACAATATTTGTAATAATTTTAACGTTAGGAGGATTTTTTAAAATATCTATACTTATGTATGCATCAGCACTAGGAATTTCACAGATGTTTAAGTTTAAAAATTGGGGACTTTTGTGTATCATATTAGGAGTATTTATAATAATTACATCATTGATAATGGCAAGAAATAATCCAGAACATTTAAATATTGGTTGGAATTTTATGGTGATATATATATCTATACCTCTTTATATTATTATTCCACTATTATCTCTTATAATTTATCATGTAAAAGGATTGATAAAAAAATAA
- a CDS encoding GerAB/ArcD/ProY family transporter — translation MKEKLTSYQFLSIMFFVSYGTASLFFLTPDAKNDIWVALLFYALVSIILQMIYVNLFNKYPEDSIVTYLPKIYGQYIGFILSIIYIWFFAYDAARDLRDFTELISSFSLMRMPTYVTASVFTIVITYSVYKGIENIGSMAQMCLIIMTFSSSIIFILLYITGHTLKFYNLLPILHMDFIALLFYVSLW, via the coding sequence ATGAAAGAAAAATTAACATCATATCAATTTTTATCAATAATGTTTTTTGTGTCCTATGGAACTGCAAGCTTGTTTTTCCTAACTCCAGATGCTAAAAATGACATTTGGGTTGCATTATTGTTTTATGCATTGGTTTCTATAATTCTTCAAATGATCTATGTAAATCTTTTTAATAAATACCCTGAGGATTCTATAGTAACATATTTACCCAAAATATATGGCCAATATATTGGTTTTATTTTAAGTATTATATATATATGGTTTTTCGCCTATGATGCTGCCAGAGATTTGAGAGACTTTACTGAGCTTATATCATCTTTTTCACTTATGAGGATGCCTACATATGTAACAGCATCAGTTTTTACAATTGTCATTACCTATAGTGTTTATAAAGGAATTGAGAATATAGGAAGTATGGCACAGATGTGTCTTATAATTATGACATTTTCCAGTAGTATTATTTTTATATTATTATATATAACTGGACATACTTTAAAATTTTATAACTTGCTGCCTATTTTACATATGGACTTTATAGCATTGCTTTTCTATGTTTCCTTATGGTGA
- a CDS encoding methyl-accepting chemotaxis protein translates to MNLLKRIKEKIKLKTRLKLKVKTKIAMGFLILVLIVGIIGTIGMNSLRIANSNSENMYSDNLRSVYTLSDSQETLATINSNILRLIYVKDFGMKASLLKSIENDIDINNSYIAEYEKLRKGNEEQNLFNEYKSQFNDFNTKREGIVTNIVEAVRNNNIDEASTQYEQLYTEWEPMFNTIGKLVDLNVNEAKLENENNKNVQTTASNIMLIFIIIGIISAVILSLILIREITRPLTRIRSFAERLAKYNFSTPIVIKGTDEFSQTGAALNTAQENVKKLIKTIIDKSQDMNAASEELSAIVEELNANFENIVLSTKGITSGIEETSTSSKQISASVEEVDSRITELSGKAMEGSNNASKSKKRASEVQNKGKESIEEVEKIYIEKKEKIVKAIEAGKVVENINGMSDTIGSIADQINLLALNAAIEAARAGEHGRGFAVVADEVRKLAEQSSEAVTGIKDTILQVQEAFKNISHNSSDILKFINDDIHLQFETFSTMGNQYYDDSNFVSSMSEKIAAMTDEITATVGQVGDAVIDMTGIAQKTSDEVNAIQLSIDEATHGVDRVAETSQNQAQLVEKLNDIIQKFTI, encoded by the coding sequence ATGAATTTACTGAAAAGGATAAAAGAAAAGATAAAATTAAAAACAAGATTAAAATTAAAGGTAAAAACAAAAATAGCCATGGGATTTCTTATTTTAGTTTTAATAGTTGGAATAATAGGAACTATAGGTATGAACTCTTTGAGAATAGCAAATTCAAATTCTGAAAATATGTATAGTGATAATCTAAGAAGTGTATATACACTGTCAGATTCTCAGGAAACTCTAGCAACTATTAACAGCAATATATTGCGATTAATATATGTAAAAGATTTTGGTATGAAGGCAAGCCTTTTAAAAAGCATTGAAAATGATATTGATATAAATAATTCTTACATAGCAGAATATGAAAAGCTCAGAAAAGGCAATGAGGAGCAAAACTTATTCAATGAATATAAATCACAGTTTAATGATTTTAATACAAAAAGAGAAGGAATAGTAACAAATATAGTAGAAGCTGTCAGGAATAATAATATTGATGAAGCCTCAACTCAATATGAACAGCTTTATACTGAATGGGAACCAATGTTTAATACTATTGGTAAGCTTGTAGACTTGAATGTAAATGAAGCAAAATTAGAAAATGAAAATAATAAAAATGTCCAAACCACTGCTAGCAATATTATGCTTATATTTATTATAATAGGAATTATTTCTGCAGTGATTTTGTCGTTAATTCTCATAAGAGAAATAACGAGACCACTTACAAGAATAAGATCCTTCGCAGAACGATTAGCTAAATATAATTTTTCTACACCAATAGTTATAAAGGGTACAGATGAGTTTTCACAGACAGGTGCTGCCCTTAATACAGCTCAGGAAAATGTAAAAAAGCTCATTAAAACCATTATAGATAAATCTCAGGATATGAATGCTGCCAGTGAAGAACTTTCCGCTATAGTGGAGGAGTTGAATGCCAATTTTGAAAATATAGTTTTATCCACAAAAGGTATAACAAGTGGAATTGAAGAAACCAGCACCTCATCGAAACAAATCAGTGCTTCTGTAGAGGAAGTAGATTCTAGAATAACGGAGCTTTCAGGAAAGGCCATGGAGGGAAGTAATAATGCAAGTAAATCTAAAAAAAGGGCAAGTGAGGTTCAAAATAAAGGTAAAGAATCCATAGAAGAAGTAGAAAAAATATATATTGAGAAGAAAGAGAAAATTGTAAAGGCAATTGAGGCGGGAAAGGTAGTAGAAAATATAAATGGTATGTCAGATACTATAGGATCTATAGCAGATCAGATAAATTTATTAGCTCTTAATGCAGCCATTGAGGCAGCAAGGGCAGGAGAACATGGAAGAGGCTTTGCAGTAGTGGCAGATGAAGTAAGAAAGCTGGCAGAGCAATCTTCAGAGGCAGTAACAGGGATAAAGGATACTATTTTACAGGTGCAGGAAGCCTTTAAAAATATCTCTCATAACAGTAGTGATATATTAAAATTTATAAATGACGATATACATTTACAATTTGAAACTTTTAGTACTATGGGAAATCAATACTATGATGACTCAAATTTTGTAAGTTCTATGTCAGAAAAGATAGCAGCTATGACAGATGAAATTACAGCTACTGTAGGTCAGGTAGGTGATGCAGTTATAGATATGACGGGAATTGCACAAAAGACCTCAGATGAAGTAAATGCAATACAATTGAGTATAGATGAAGCAACTCATGGAGTGGACCGGGTAGCAGAAACATCACAAAATCAGGCACAGCTTGTAGAAAAATTAAATGATATAATTCAGAAATTCACTATATAG
- a CDS encoding ArnT family glycosyltransferase has translation MRKFKHNYYTIVALIGIILSVLWIVFIKTEPFSDFKYYNELAKQIAAGGQWGDTYTSVGYSIILGFIYKIFGSSIITAKIFNVILTALSYLIFYKLIMKLPLKDEVRKIVYLLFVLFPSNIFYNSILCTEILFTTLFLLITLIYYSNINYKYVLIGALVAVNSMIKPFFMVFFLAIFLVELLSKVKFSKVVKHTAVIFIVSFIAISPWIYRNTKLMGQFTFISNNGGIVLYINNNSQNDYGRWMAAADVENSVVNTDEYKKANATEKNKMLSNAAKKWIKNNPGKFIELGFKRLFNTYFVGDDVIYALNGAGLSKGLEYVFISYANIARNILFIPAIILIIISSVKIILNLIRKNPIESFTLYGIICFYMFASVYFITEGQGRYSFPVIFIALYFLTGLLAKIWFKVRNLNFISK, from the coding sequence ATGAGAAAGTTTAAGCATAATTATTATACTATAGTGGCTCTGATTGGAATAATACTTTCAGTTCTTTGGATCGTATTTATAAAGACGGAACCCTTTTCAGATTTTAAATATTATAATGAATTGGCAAAGCAAATAGCCGCAGGAGGTCAGTGGGGAGATACCTATACCTCAGTAGGATATTCAATAATTTTAGGATTTATATACAAAATATTTGGAAGCAGTATTATTACCGCCAAGATTTTTAATGTAATTTTAACTGCATTAAGTTACCTTATATTTTATAAATTAATAATGAAATTGCCTTTAAAGGATGAAGTACGTAAGATTGTATACTTGTTGTTTGTACTATTCCCAAGCAATATTTTTTATAATAGTATACTCTGTACAGAAATATTATTTACAACACTTTTTCTTTTAATTACATTGATATATTATAGCAATATTAACTATAAATATGTACTTATAGGTGCTTTGGTAGCAGTAAATTCTATGATAAAACCCTTTTTTATGGTATTTTTTCTAGCCATATTTCTAGTAGAACTCTTATCAAAGGTAAAATTTTCAAAGGTAGTAAAACACACTGCTGTAATATTTATCGTAAGCTTTATAGCTATTTCACCTTGGATATATAGAAATACAAAACTAATGGGACAATTCACCTTTATATCCAATAATGGCGGTATAGTTTTATACATAAACAATAATTCACAGAATGATTATGGGAGATGGATGGCTGCTGCTGATGTGGAAAATTCTGTTGTAAATACTGATGAATATAAAAAGGCAAATGCTACAGAAAAAAATAAAATGCTCAGCAATGCAGCTAAAAAATGGATAAAGAATAATCCAGGTAAGTTTATAGAACTAGGCTTTAAGAGATTATTCAACACATATTTTGTAGGAGATGATGTAATATATGCTCTTAACGGGGCCGGTCTTAGTAAAGGGTTAGAGTATGTTTTTATAAGTTATGCTAATATTGCAAGAAATATACTATTTATTCCTGCTATAATTTTAATAATCATAAGCAGTGTAAAAATAATTTTAAATCTCATTAGAAAAAATCCTATAGAATCCTTTACTCTTTATGGAATCATATGTTTTTATATGTTTGCATCAGTATATTTCATTACAGAGGGACAGGGAAGATATTCTTTTCCGGTTATATTTATAGCACTGTATTTCTTAACAGGATTGTTGGCGAAAATATGGTTTAAAGTTAGAAATTTAAATTTTATTAGTAAGTAG
- a CDS encoding methyl-accepting chemotaxis protein, giving the protein MTFFKDMNTGRRMFLTFLCIIVVITGVGSYSVYSLGKVNSNSEKMYSNNLQGVHALMDMKQQTMKAQSNMLQLVYLKDENKKEDLFKDIENSTEANNKDIKIYSSMSMDSDEKKYFDNFIKSVQDYRIARDKLTNAVKNNNYEEADGYYKDMDQLWQPIVDNIDNLININTNKAKSANEENKQVFSSARNAMTIFIIVDILIAGILGTLITRYFSICINKLRGYAKRIAGYDFSTPIIISGKNEFAELSQDLNIAQKNVKNLVNTIIEDSQTMSASSEQLTAMVQELNASFENINDSSIEINNGVQESSATSEEIMSSIEEVDASINQLSEKVMEGSNNANEAKNRATEMKIRCEESSKSITDLHREKNEKILKAIEEGKVVEDIGKMSDSIASIAEQINLLALNAAIEAARAGEHGRGFAVVAEEVRKLAEESSNSVNSIKDTIVGVQKAFKNLSDNSSEVLRFINEDIDNQFKEFTKMVESYYKDSNFVSGITEEAASMTEEITATVTQVSIAVQNMVLSMETSSENVEKIEHKMVEVTSGVEQVAVTSENQSQMAQNLNEVIHKFKI; this is encoded by the coding sequence ATGACATTTTTTAAGGATATGAATACGGGGAGAAGAATGTTTCTGACATTTTTATGCATAATAGTAGTAATTACTGGGGTTGGATCTTACAGCGTATATTCTTTGGGAAAAGTAAATTCAAATTCAGAAAAAATGTACAGTAATAATCTTCAAGGTGTACATGCACTTATGGATATGAAACAACAGACCATGAAGGCTCAAAGCAATATGCTTCAATTAGTTTATTTAAAAGATGAAAATAAGAAAGAAGATTTATTTAAAGATATTGAAAATAGTACAGAAGCAAACAATAAGGATATAAAAATATATAGTTCCATGTCTATGGATAGTGATGAAAAAAAATATTTTGACAATTTTATAAAGAGTGTTCAGGATTATAGAATAGCAAGGGATAAACTTACAAATGCGGTTAAAAATAATAATTATGAAGAAGCCGATGGATATTATAAGGATATGGATCAGTTGTGGCAGCCTATAGTTGACAATATAGATAATCTTATTAATATAAATACAAACAAGGCAAAAAGTGCCAACGAAGAAAATAAACAAGTATTTAGTTCTGCAAGAAATGCAATGACTATATTTATTATTGTAGATATACTTATAGCCGGAATTTTAGGAACACTTATTACAAGATATTTCTCTATATGTATAAATAAATTAAGAGGATATGCCAAAAGAATTGCTGGGTATGACTTTTCAACTCCGATAATTATATCCGGTAAGAATGAATTTGCAGAACTATCTCAGGATTTGAATATAGCACAGAAAAATGTAAAAAATCTTGTAAATACCATAATAGAAGATTCCCAGACTATGAGTGCCTCCAGTGAGCAGCTTACTGCCATGGTACAGGAATTAAATGCAAGTTTTGAAAACATAAATGACTCCTCAATAGAAATAAACAATGGAGTTCAGGAGAGCAGTGCTACATCGGAAGAAATTATGTCTTCTATAGAAGAAGTAGATGCAAGTATAAATCAGTTATCAGAAAAAGTTATGGAGGGTAGTAATAATGCCAATGAGGCTAAGAATAGAGCTACTGAAATGAAAATCCGGTGTGAAGAATCATCAAAATCCATAACTGATCTTCATAGAGAGAAAAATGAAAAAATATTAAAGGCCATTGAAGAGGGGAAAGTAGTGGAAGATATAGGCAAAATGTCAGATAGTATAGCTTCCATAGCAGAACAGATAAATCTTTTAGCTCTTAATGCAGCTATTGAAGCCGCTAGAGCAGGAGAACATGGAAGGGGTTTTGCAGTGGTAGCAGAAGAGGTAAGAAAACTGGCAGAGGAGTCTTCAAATTCCGTAAATAGTATAAAGGACACTATTGTAGGTGTTCAGAAGGCTTTTAAAAATCTTTCTGACAACAGCAGTGAGGTATTGAGATTTATAAATGAAGATATAGATAATCAATTTAAGGAATTTACAAAGATGGTGGAATCCTATTATAAGGATTCAAATTTTGTAAGTGGAATAACAGAGGAAGCAGCATCTATGACGGAGGAGATAACAGCTACAGTGACACAAGTAAGTATAGCAGTACAGAATATGGTTTTAAGTATGGAAACTTCTTCTGAAAATGTAGAAAAAATAGAACACAAAATGGTTGAAGTTACTAGTGGAGTAGAGCAGGTAGCAGTTACTTCAGAAAATCAGTCACAGATGGCACAGAATCTAAATGAAGTAATCCATAAATTTAAAATTTAA